Proteins from a single region of Dyadobacter fanqingshengii:
- a CDS encoding NAD(P)H-dependent oxidoreductase codes for MKTLVIVIHPDIQHSAINRRWIEELNKYPDRYAVHQLYEVYPDEKLNITAEQKLVEQHDKIVFQFPYYWFNCPPLFKKWLDEVMIYGWAYGRQSDFKMSGKRIALAISLGIDEQGYNHSALYKYTVEELTRPFELSFDYVKADYRPFFAYYGMEHNASDEWIEKSVPQYLAFLDTL; via the coding sequence ATGAAGACATTAGTAATTGTAATCCATCCGGACATTCAACATTCAGCAATAAACAGAAGATGGATTGAAGAGTTAAACAAATATCCCGACAGGTATGCGGTTCACCAACTTTATGAAGTTTACCCTGACGAGAAACTGAACATCACCGCCGAGCAAAAACTGGTAGAGCAACATGACAAGATTGTGTTCCAATTCCCCTATTACTGGTTTAATTGCCCACCACTTTTTAAAAAATGGCTGGATGAAGTGATGATTTATGGCTGGGCCTATGGCAGGCAGAGCGACTTTAAGATGTCTGGCAAGCGCATTGCCCTGGCTATTTCATTAGGCATTGACGAGCAGGGATACAATCATTCTGCGTTGTACAAGTACACCGTTGAAGAATTAACGCGGCCTTTTGAGCTTAGTTTTGATTATGTAAAAGCTGACTACCGACCTTTTTTTGCCTACTATGGAATGGAGCACAATGCGTCGGATGAATGGATCGAAAAAAGTGTCCCCCAGTATCTTGCGTTTTTAGATACATTGTAA
- a CDS encoding winged helix-turn-helix transcriptional regulator, with product MSKVKESSTNFANKKALSMECSEVYAANIIGGQWSLAIVSWLINGKLRFGELRKRMPAITERMLTLQLRRLENDKIIKRTVYAEVPPRVEYELTAIGYELAPIIKLLEKWGDKHKILA from the coding sequence ATGTCAAAAGTGAAGGAAAGCTCAACAAACTTTGCCAATAAAAAGGCGCTAAGCATGGAATGTTCAGAAGTTTATGCTGCAAACATTATTGGTGGACAGTGGTCGCTGGCCATTGTTTCCTGGTTGATAAACGGAAAACTCAGATTTGGAGAATTGAGAAAACGAATGCCTGCAATAACCGAACGGATGCTCACATTGCAGCTAAGGAGGTTGGAAAACGACAAAATCATCAAGCGGACGGTCTATGCAGAAGTCCCGCCACGGGTAGAGTATGAACTTACTGCAATAGGCTATGAATTGGCCCCGATTATCAAGCTACTTGAAAAGTGGGGAGATAAACATAAAATCCTGGCTTAA
- a CDS encoding T9SS type A sorting domain-containing protein, with the protein MKTCTFVICFLLAAITLNAAAPLDYAGRLADNNAVNKPVKAKLAPFTVCLEAETANSDAPVSQDPNASNDLTRGARDSEDYFVDYQTDVPTAGKYLLTIRYYAEENSQVSVSVNAGPLMQIELPASHSWNIAWKEHTFEVDLIAGNNRVRIKELPGYNVRQDKTCWTENGGSLPVDCDYIVGSIVTDYYPSCGQAIGVSADCGGNACAGLSYRWTGPGLDASGSSVSFYAPSENGNFTYTRTSSKPGCPDQTSDFKLTITDCGDGPFQICLEAEDTGGTGPITEDPNASGGKTRGERDRDDYGVFYLVPDVQVEGPHAVTFRYYAEANTAFEVRINDEVNPHKIELPASNSWNIVWIEQTFVFTLRKGFNSIFVKGLPGYRPVRHDKICVEQMPGTPPSCDFTITAQTSTSTPQCGAQVSLTANCTGPDCDGIFYNWTGANGFARYTQNIEVTAPSVHTSDGYNVAAGKDGCAYKNVFVAFTTSCPPAQEPFSACVEAEHSASSGPESHDPNASNGQTRGAQDNYDYFVEYQVDGITKAGFFPVTLRYYAEADAQISVAVNDDVVIPALNLTPTHSWNIVAREETFYITLFAGTNTIRIQGLPGAACRQDKICIGPDQNVYTRMAAPGAPEMQGDIPSLQAYPNPATGEFNAVFQLPVGTSGTMRLTDTQGRVWHERAVKGKGVHEERIILPGAPAGIYLLQVKKPDSVETKKILFVQ; encoded by the coding sequence ATGAAAACTTGTACGTTCGTCATTTGCTTTTTGCTCGCAGCGATCACCTTGAATGCTGCTGCGCCGTTAGATTACGCCGGCAGGCTGGCCGATAACAATGCCGTCAATAAACCCGTCAAGGCGAAATTAGCTCCATTTACTGTATGTCTTGAAGCAGAAACAGCAAACAGCGATGCCCCTGTTTCGCAGGATCCTAATGCATCCAACGACCTGACACGCGGTGCCCGGGATTCGGAGGACTACTTTGTCGATTATCAGACCGATGTTCCGACTGCGGGAAAGTATCTGCTGACAATCCGTTATTATGCCGAAGAAAATTCGCAGGTAAGTGTTTCCGTGAACGCCGGTCCATTGATGCAAATTGAACTTCCGGCGTCGCATTCCTGGAACATTGCCTGGAAGGAACACACTTTCGAGGTGGATTTGATCGCTGGCAATAACAGGGTGCGAATTAAAGAGCTTCCTGGGTATAATGTCAGGCAGGATAAAACTTGCTGGACTGAAAACGGTGGTTCGTTGCCCGTCGATTGTGATTATATTGTTGGATCGATTGTAACCGACTACTATCCGTCATGCGGGCAGGCAATAGGCGTAAGTGCCGACTGCGGCGGAAACGCTTGCGCCGGGCTGAGTTACAGATGGACTGGTCCGGGATTGGATGCCTCAGGAAGTTCGGTCAGCTTTTATGCACCCAGTGAAAACGGAAATTTCACTTACACGAGGACAAGTTCCAAACCGGGCTGTCCTGATCAGACTAGCGATTTCAAACTGACCATCACTGACTGCGGCGACGGACCATTCCAAATATGCCTGGAAGCAGAAGACACCGGGGGGACCGGCCCCATAACCGAAGATCCTAACGCATCGGGTGGCAAAACAAGGGGCGAGCGCGACCGGGACGATTACGGTGTATTTTATTTAGTTCCCGACGTTCAGGTTGAAGGCCCGCACGCAGTGACATTCCGGTATTATGCCGAAGCAAATACCGCCTTTGAAGTGCGTATCAACGACGAAGTCAATCCGCACAAGATAGAGCTGCCAGCTTCCAATTCCTGGAATATAGTCTGGATTGAGCAAACCTTTGTTTTCACTTTAAGAAAGGGCTTTAATTCAATCTTTGTGAAAGGATTGCCAGGGTATCGCCCCGTGCGGCATGATAAGATTTGCGTCGAACAAATGCCCGGCACGCCTCCTTCCTGCGACTTTACCATCACCGCCCAGACCTCTACATCGACCCCTCAGTGCGGCGCCCAGGTTTCCCTGACCGCCAATTGCACCGGCCCCGATTGCGACGGCATCTTCTATAATTGGACGGGTGCCAACGGGTTTGCGCGTTATACACAGAACATTGAAGTTACTGCGCCGTCCGTGCATACATCGGACGGTTACAATGTTGCAGCCGGGAAGGATGGATGCGCGTACAAGAACGTTTTCGTTGCTTTTACTACAAGCTGTCCACCGGCCCAGGAACCATTCAGCGCCTGCGTGGAAGCGGAGCATTCGGCCAGCAGCGGGCCAGAGTCCCATGATCCCAACGCCTCGAACGGTCAGACCCGTGGCGCACAAGATAACTACGATTATTTTGTCGAATATCAGGTAGACGGAATAACGAAAGCAGGCTTTTTCCCCGTAACGCTGCGCTACTATGCAGAGGCAGATGCCCAGATTAGCGTAGCAGTAAATGATGACGTGGTGATTCCGGCACTAAACCTGACCCCTACTCACAGCTGGAACATCGTTGCACGAGAAGAAACATTCTACATCACGCTTTTTGCAGGCACTAACACGATCCGCATTCAGGGCCTGCCCGGTGCAGCATGTCGACAGGACAAGATTTGCATTGGACCTGACCAAAATGTTTATACCAGAATGGCAGCACCTGGTGCTCCGGAAATGCAGGGGGATATCCCGTCGCTGCAAGCATATCCTAACCCGGCTACTGGCGAATTCAACGCCGTATTCCAGTTACCAGTAGGAACATCAGGCACAATGCGCCTCACTGATACGCAGGGCCGGGTATGGCATGAACGTGCGGTGAAAGGAAAAGGTGTTCATGAAGAGCGCATTATCCTTCCTGGCGCGCCAGCAGGCATTTATCTGCTACAAGTGAAAAAACCAGATTCGGTAGAAACCAAGAAGATCCTCTTCGTTCAGTAA
- a CDS encoding nuclear transport factor 2 family protein — translation MKNRKMEKIEITRQDVVEAENKLFSAQLVSNVDVLNQLLHNDLIAVAPTGQLLTKKMDLDSHKAKTMIIENASTNIDDIKIIGDTALSIVTMTAKGKMMGTPLEGKFRYFRVWKRFEDGLKVIGASFMQLP, via the coding sequence ATGAAAAATAGAAAAATGGAAAAAATAGAAATTACCAGACAAGACGTTGTTGAAGCTGAAAACAAACTGTTTTCGGCTCAACTTGTGAGCAATGTGGACGTTCTTAACCAACTACTACACAATGATTTAATTGCAGTTGCGCCGACAGGACAACTTCTGACCAAAAAAATGGACTTGGACTCACATAAAGCAAAAACCATGATTATTGAAAATGCTTCAACAAATATTGATGACATTAAAATAATTGGCGACACCGCACTTTCAATCGTTACAATGACAGCGAAAGGAAAGATGATGGGAACACCGTTAGAGGGAAAATTCAGATATTTTAGAGTTTGGAAACGCTTTGAGGATGGGTTGAAAGTGATCGGTGCGAGTTTTATGCAACTACCATAG
- a CDS encoding alpha/beta fold hydrolase: protein MKVFLLILLVYIIPSTGSSQNLYSRSYGDTKDNPIIFLHGGPGSTSVFFEATTAQLLADRGFYVIVYDRRGDGRSANENAKMDFNEAIVDLKVIYDRYNLEKASLLAFSFGGLIAAQFAQKHSDLVQSLILCSSLVSQQKSYNTILQSSKAIYERTNDSLKLKELKSIAQMDTNSFEYRTLVFKHASANGFFNLTAPNNRAKAIYDTYKTNTLIALYVKNERAVSTFWKHESSHNIDITPQLRYLRKRHIPIYALYGRQDGLYSPAQISDLKGLLGGNHVKYFDNCSHTLFIDQQQMFLSAISIWLNKAK, encoded by the coding sequence ATGAAAGTTTTTTTATTAATCCTGCTCGTTTATATAATTCCATCAACCGGTTCATCGCAGAATTTATACAGCCGGTCCTACGGCGACACAAAAGATAACCCGATTATATTTTTACATGGTGGTCCAGGCAGCACTAGTGTCTTTTTTGAAGCAACTACTGCGCAGTTATTGGCTGATCGAGGATTTTATGTAATAGTTTATGACCGCCGGGGAGATGGTAGATCGGCAAACGAGAACGCGAAAATGGATTTCAACGAAGCCATCGTAGATCTAAAAGTTATATATGACCGCTATAACCTAGAAAAAGCTTCTCTGCTTGCATTCAGCTTCGGAGGATTGATAGCTGCACAATTCGCTCAAAAACATTCTGATCTTGTTCAAAGCTTGATATTATGCAGTTCATTGGTGTCACAACAGAAATCCTACAACACAATCCTTCAATCGAGTAAGGCTATCTATGAGCGTACAAATGATTCATTGAAATTGAAAGAGCTTAAGTCTATCGCACAGATGGACACCAATTCTTTCGAATATCGCACTCTGGTCTTCAAACACGCGTCAGCAAACGGATTTTTCAACCTGACGGCGCCAAACAACCGCGCGAAGGCCATTTACGATACCTATAAAACTAATACGCTAATTGCTCTGTATGTTAAAAATGAGCGGGCAGTTTCAACGTTCTGGAAGCATGAGTCTAGTCACAACATTGATATCACGCCACAGCTGCGATATTTGCGGAAGCGGCATATACCAATTTATGCCCTATATGGGAGACAGGATGGACTTTATTCTCCTGCACAGATTTCTGACCTCAAAGGATTGCTCGGAGGTAATCATGTCAAGTACTTTGATAATTGCTCTCACACCTTGTTTATTGATCAGCAACAAATGTTCCTATCAGCAATAAGTATTTGGCTCAACAAAGCGAAGTAA
- a CDS encoding TlpA family protein disulfide reductase, whose protein sequence is MKYLAISILIFLFSCSQNREKEQHPDQDSGVTKVDSVIMLEIHAKKGEQFFFGYHDSLFNFNMMETPENLKVDSIFRKEIISSQPILLKDIHYMSQYYIYLLPGETYQITKDSLFSDFQVTASPKRTYELNASKELRKHITKQKRLSEYTYKERLRYDRFTKLDFESRDSVLKSDYHDNVQFLSAYCSRNDFSPDQKRVLLRNLFYQYKIAQFNFNRRTPAQVQKYLSDKKLYKELLPLMKCDTCFHDPDFPYLTQVFAKYYVANPDEVGTEKAYVAYKQNFDGKTRDYLLYNLIKLGGMFNDTKPNPALAKQFQNDAHTPALRNYIREMYDFIEAKKSDVGSLANFAGEIITWDQVIKKHKGKVIYVDFWASWCGPCRAEVPSSRLLKKRFSAKDVVFVNISMDENNVAWKKASKSDDIEGPENYILIQPSKSKLKKEFQIDVIPRYFLISKTGKIVNPNAARPSDGKVASEIDALL, encoded by the coding sequence ATGAAGTATTTAGCTATTTCTATTCTAATCTTTCTCTTTTCTTGCTCACAAAACAGGGAAAAGGAGCAACATCCCGACCAAGATAGCGGAGTAACAAAAGTAGACAGCGTAATCATGCTTGAAATTCATGCAAAGAAAGGTGAGCAATTTTTCTTTGGTTACCACGATTCGCTGTTCAACTTCAACATGATGGAAACTCCTGAAAATTTGAAAGTTGATTCCATATTCAGGAAAGAAATAATTTCTTCACAGCCAATATTGTTGAAAGACATACATTACATGTCGCAATACTACATTTACCTTCTCCCCGGTGAGACATATCAGATAACAAAAGACTCTTTATTTTCTGATTTTCAGGTTACTGCTTCGCCCAAACGGACATACGAACTAAATGCCTCAAAGGAGCTTAGAAAGCACATCACTAAACAAAAAAGGCTGAGTGAATATACTTATAAAGAAAGATTAAGATATGACCGATTCACAAAGCTGGACTTTGAGTCAAGAGACTCTGTGTTAAAAAGCGATTATCATGACAATGTTCAATTTCTAAGTGCTTATTGTTCCAGAAACGATTTCAGTCCAGATCAAAAGAGGGTTTTACTTCGAAATTTATTTTACCAATACAAAATTGCCCAGTTCAACTTCAACAGACGAACACCGGCTCAGGTACAAAAATATTTGAGTGACAAAAAGCTGTACAAGGAGTTACTGCCCCTGATGAAGTGCGATACTTGCTTTCATGACCCTGATTTCCCGTATTTAACCCAGGTTTTTGCTAAGTATTATGTTGCGAACCCGGATGAAGTGGGAACAGAAAAAGCATATGTTGCCTACAAACAGAATTTTGATGGGAAAACGAGGGACTACCTTTTGTATAACTTGATCAAACTGGGCGGGATGTTTAACGACACAAAACCAAACCCCGCCCTTGCGAAGCAGTTTCAGAATGATGCTCACACCCCAGCGCTCAGAAATTATATCAGGGAAATGTATGATTTTATCGAAGCAAAAAAATCGGACGTAGGGAGCCTGGCCAATTTTGCTGGTGAGATCATTACGTGGGATCAGGTGATCAAAAAACATAAAGGAAAAGTCATTTATGTTGATTTTTGGGCAAGTTGGTGTGGGCCCTGTCGGGCGGAAGTGCCTTCATCCCGATTACTCAAAAAACGATTTAGCGCAAAAGATGTCGTTTTTGTCAACATTTCAATGGATGAAAACAACGTTGCGTGGAAAAAGGCCTCAAAATCGGACGATATTGAAGGTCCGGAAAATTATATCTTAATTCAACCTTCCAAATCGAAACTGAAAAAAGAGTTTCAAATTGACGTCATCCCGCGTTATTTTCTCATAAGCAAAACCGGAAAAATCGTCAATCCAAATGCTGCAAGACCGTCAGACGGTAAAGTCGCCTCAGAAATAGATGCGCTTTTATAA
- a CDS encoding LytR/AlgR family response regulator transcription factor, whose product MKVLILEDEALSARRASQLLTEYDANIEVQQVLDSIEEAAIWLNQNPEPDLMLLDIHLSDGLCFGLFDKVTVKSPVIFTTAYDQYALQAFKMNSIDYLLKPLDKGELTRALDKYHHLKQDRKSISNLDIENLKMTIQALTRKYKKRFLVRYGDTIHFKNIEEVAYFYADDKVVFMVTNEGKKYLMDNNLESLEEMLDPALFFRINRKVIARIEAIQNVKSLLSSRLQVFLKPVFNQDVFVSKYKSHEFKNWLDN is encoded by the coding sequence ATGAAAGTACTCATTCTAGAAGACGAAGCGCTATCGGCCAGAAGAGCTTCCCAGTTACTGACCGAATACGATGCTAACATTGAAGTGCAACAGGTCCTGGATTCCATAGAAGAGGCGGCCATTTGGCTGAATCAAAACCCCGAGCCGGATCTGATGCTGCTGGATATCCATTTATCCGACGGATTGTGTTTTGGCCTGTTTGACAAAGTGACGGTGAAAAGTCCGGTTATTTTCACCACGGCTTACGATCAATACGCATTGCAGGCTTTTAAAATGAATAGCATTGATTATTTACTTAAGCCACTGGACAAAGGCGAGCTCACGCGTGCATTGGATAAATACCATCACTTAAAACAAGACCGAAAAAGCATTTCCAACCTGGACATAGAAAATCTCAAAATGACTATCCAGGCGCTGACCAGAAAATACAAAAAAAGGTTTTTAGTCCGGTATGGTGACACCATTCATTTCAAGAATATCGAAGAAGTGGCCTACTTCTATGCGGACGACAAGGTGGTATTTATGGTAACCAATGAAGGGAAAAAATACCTGATGGACAATAACCTGGAAAGCCTCGAGGAAATGCTTGACCCCGCTTTATTTTTCAGGATTAACCGGAAGGTCATAGCCCGGATTGAGGCCATTCAAAATGTTAAATCGTTGCTAAGCAGTCGCTTACAAGTATTTTTAAAGCCTGTTTTCAATCAGGATGTATTCGTGAGCAAGTACAAAAGCCATGAATTTAAAAACTGGCTCGACAACTAG
- a CDS encoding sensor histidine kinase, with product MFHIRYRFGFMFLLGAYSFLNTLLLETFDYYHFGADQFVIFLLFLAVTAGIWEGNRIWDNWLSTRDIEPFWKRIGYNLAGSVIITALVTLILGIPTAYYSISPDWSEWKLPLKLLLMFCFRVNLFLNTIHVIFLYMKKLEESHQQLETYKRTTSQAQLQSLRNQVNPHFLFNNLSVLTALIAQDTAASVEFIRQFSNVYRYILKSDEKELIELREELKFIDSYLYLLKTRFEAGLSIQVDISEGCLSAYILPVSLQMLVENAVKHNIISKSKPLRIEIFCLDNESITVKNNLQKKIIEDDQSTRLGLTNIAKRYDFLGHQGVIVAQTDQFFSVTIPLIRLNAEQAMHNNMAYYD from the coding sequence ATGTTCCATATCAGGTATCGGTTCGGGTTTATGTTTTTGCTGGGAGCTTACTCGTTCCTGAACACATTGCTTCTCGAGACCTTCGACTATTATCACTTTGGCGCGGACCAATTTGTGATTTTCCTGCTCTTTCTGGCAGTCACTGCCGGAATTTGGGAAGGAAACAGGATCTGGGACAACTGGCTCTCAACCAGGGATATTGAGCCATTTTGGAAACGGATTGGCTATAATCTTGCCGGAAGTGTAATTATTACAGCACTGGTAACACTCATACTGGGCATTCCCACGGCCTATTACAGCATATCTCCCGATTGGAGCGAATGGAAACTTCCTTTAAAGCTCCTGCTGATGTTCTGTTTCCGGGTGAACCTGTTTTTGAACACCATTCATGTCATTTTTTTATACATGAAAAAGCTCGAAGAAAGCCACCAGCAACTGGAAACTTACAAAAGAACCACCAGCCAGGCCCAGCTCCAATCGCTCAGAAATCAGGTGAACCCACATTTCCTGTTTAACAACCTGAGTGTTTTGACAGCGCTCATTGCGCAGGATACAGCCGCTTCCGTTGAATTCATAAGGCAGTTCTCGAACGTTTACCGTTATATTCTCAAAAGTGATGAAAAGGAATTGATCGAACTGCGGGAGGAATTGAAATTTATCGACTCTTATTTATATCTGCTCAAAACCCGTTTTGAGGCTGGACTCAGCATTCAGGTCGATATATCCGAAGGCTGCTTGTCGGCCTACATTCTCCCGGTATCGCTTCAAATGCTCGTTGAAAATGCAGTAAAGCACAACATTATTTCTAAAAGCAAACCATTACGCATTGAGATATTTTGTCTTGACAATGAATCTATCACTGTCAAAAACAATTTACAGAAAAAGATCATAGAAGACGATCAGTCGACACGGCTGGGCCTGACCAACATTGCTAAACGATATGATTTTCTTGGGCACCAGGGCGTGATCGTAGCCCAAACGGACCAGTTTTTCAGCGTGACGATCCCGCTGATCCGACTCAACGCAGAACAGGCGATGCACAACAACATGGCTTATTATGATTGA
- a CDS encoding fasciclin domain-containing protein, whose translation MANLKTCLFAAMVAFTLSSCNDDDDDTTVDPGTGNIPAVASADPQFSTLVAALTKAELVTTLQGAGPFTVFAPNNAAFTAAGITSLDPLTKDALTPILTSHVVSGTVKAADVKSGTVETVNTNNDIYLSKNADGVFINGKIKVIATDVAASNGVIHVIDNVIVPPTRSLVEIAQADTSFTELVSLVLAADPAVATALTSAGNGLTVFAPTNAAFRELYKTTPKATLLAPANRALLTSVLLYHVVPGRVFSTDLPNVSGPVATANTGKSVTFNLSGGAKVVGTTSGASNITAANILATNGVVHVIDKVLMP comes from the coding sequence ATGGCAAATCTGAAAACATGCCTATTTGCGGCAATGGTCGCATTTACTCTTTCATCCTGCAACGACGATGACGACGACACAACTGTAGATCCGGGAACTGGCAACATTCCGGCCGTTGCATCCGCGGATCCCCAATTTTCGACTCTCGTTGCCGCCCTTACAAAAGCAGAACTTGTAACCACCCTGCAAGGTGCAGGTCCTTTTACCGTTTTCGCACCTAACAATGCCGCGTTCACAGCAGCAGGCATAACCAGCTTAGACCCGCTGACCAAAGATGCATTAACCCCGATCCTGACTTCACACGTGGTGAGCGGCACTGTGAAAGCGGCTGACGTGAAAAGCGGGACCGTTGAAACGGTAAATACGAACAACGATATCTACCTGTCCAAAAATGCCGATGGCGTATTCATCAATGGCAAGATCAAAGTGATCGCAACAGACGTTGCGGCTTCTAACGGAGTGATACACGTGATTGATAATGTGATCGTGCCTCCTACCCGATCGCTGGTGGAGATTGCGCAGGCAGACACCAGTTTTACCGAGTTGGTATCGCTTGTGCTGGCCGCTGATCCGGCAGTAGCCACAGCGCTTACCTCGGCTGGCAATGGTCTGACCGTGTTCGCTCCTACTAACGCAGCATTCCGTGAATTGTATAAAACGACGCCGAAAGCAACGCTTCTTGCACCTGCCAACCGGGCGCTGCTGACCAGTGTTCTACTATATCATGTAGTGCCAGGCCGTGTTTTCTCAACGGATCTACCAAATGTTTCAGGGCCTGTTGCCACGGCTAATACAGGTAAATCTGTAACATTTAACCTGTCCGGCGGAGCGAAAGTGGTTGGAACAACCAGCGGCGCATCCAACATTACAGCAGCTAATATCCTGGCAACCAATGGTGTTGTCCACGTGATTGATAAAGTTTTAATGCCCTAA
- a CDS encoding MarR family winged helix-turn-helix transcriptional regulator → MKSYQLIHELISLVEQLEQQNPEREVTMQDFAGFVIHKVGSSALDVGPTGRLSQDVRFGKNDLAAQEQAFQLDNNIGQLFVYMSRYAKSYIKKALDNTPLITAEDFTALAILLTHDNLSKSELIHYNLQEKTSGTEVIRRLLAAGLIRQWDDEKDKRSRQIAITDQGKQLLYTVFEDMNHVGKMISGNLTVSEKLTLRYLLQKLEDFHQQHHQQKTISSKADLKRVTEAIVDQKN, encoded by the coding sequence ATGAAATCATACCAGCTTATTCATGAGCTAATCTCACTGGTCGAGCAACTTGAACAGCAAAATCCCGAAAGGGAGGTTACCATGCAGGATTTTGCCGGATTTGTGATTCATAAAGTTGGCAGCTCTGCGCTGGACGTCGGCCCCACCGGACGTCTTAGCCAGGATGTGAGATTTGGCAAAAATGATTTAGCCGCACAGGAACAGGCATTCCAGCTTGATAATAACATCGGCCAATTATTTGTATACATGAGCCGGTATGCGAAATCGTACATCAAAAAAGCCCTGGACAATACGCCATTAATAACTGCCGAGGATTTTACAGCGTTGGCTATTTTGCTCACCCACGATAACCTGTCTAAAAGCGAGCTGATCCATTACAATTTACAGGAAAAAACCTCTGGTACGGAAGTTATCAGAAGACTTCTGGCAGCGGGGCTGATCAGGCAATGGGACGACGAAAAGGACAAAAGAAGCAGGCAAATCGCCATCACCGATCAGGGCAAACAATTGCTTTACACGGTGTTTGAAGACATGAACCACGTGGGTAAAATGATCTCGGGAAACCTTACTGTTTCCGAAAAGCTGACGCTTCGGTATTTGCTTCAAAAGTTAGAGGATTTTCATCAGCAGCATCATCAGCAAAAGACCATTTCCAGTAAAGCGGATCTGAAACGGGTGACCGAAGCCATAGTTGATCAAAAAAACTAA
- a CDS encoding SDR family NAD(P)-dependent oxidoreductase, producing the protein MMMNFKGKNILVVGGSSGIGFSLVKALHENDASVYVISRTKPADLPKGIAYLQADVTGDLEAISGFLPEQLHGLVYSVGSINLKPFNRLTSDDFLNDYRLNVLGAAQVIQHAMKQLKYAAGASVVLISSVAANTGLPYHASISAAKGAVQGLAISLAAELAGQKIRVNVVAPSLTDTPMAQHLLSSPEKREASAKRHPLAKYGQPEDISQAIAFLLSDDSSWVTGQIIGVDGGLGKLKTA; encoded by the coding sequence ATGATGATGAATTTCAAGGGGAAGAATATCCTGGTTGTAGGCGGAAGTTCTGGGATTGGTTTCTCACTCGTTAAAGCATTACACGAAAACGATGCGTCGGTGTATGTGATTTCTCGGACAAAGCCTGCCGATCTTCCGAAAGGCATTGCGTACTTGCAAGCCGATGTGACAGGCGACCTTGAAGCGATCAGCGGGTTTTTGCCGGAACAATTGCACGGCCTGGTTTATTCAGTCGGCAGCATTAACCTGAAACCATTTAACCGGCTCACCAGCGACGACTTCTTAAACGATTACCGCCTCAATGTCCTGGGTGCTGCTCAGGTTATTCAGCATGCAATGAAGCAATTGAAGTATGCGGCAGGCGCTTCTGTTGTTTTGATAAGTTCTGTTGCGGCCAATACCGGGCTTCCTTATCACGCAAGTATATCAGCAGCCAAAGGTGCCGTGCAAGGACTGGCTATATCGCTGGCCGCTGAACTCGCTGGTCAGAAGATAAGGGTTAATGTGGTAGCGCCCTCTCTCACAGATACACCTATGGCGCAGCACCTGCTGAGCTCACCCGAAAAGCGCGAAGCATCTGCAAAAAGGCATCCGCTTGCAAAATATGGACAGCCAGAAGATATCAGCCAGGCAATCGCATTTTTGTTATCAGATGACAGCAGCTGGGTAACAGGCCAGATCATCGGCGTTGACGGAGGATTGGGCAAATTGAAAACAGCTTAA
- a CDS encoding PadR family transcriptional regulator — MRRTYLGEFEELVLLMIAILDGHAYGVTVSQEIEQHTGRVVTFGAVHNTLIRLEEKGFVTSQLGGATTERGGRRKRLFKVTTLGKSALTDIQQLRNKLWTLMPDATLKLNGL, encoded by the coding sequence ATGCGGAGGACGTATTTGGGAGAATTTGAAGAGCTTGTACTACTCATGATCGCAATCCTCGACGGGCACGCTTACGGCGTTACGGTATCGCAGGAAATTGAGCAGCATACGGGCAGGGTTGTGACTTTCGGCGCGGTTCACAACACATTGATCCGCCTGGAAGAAAAGGGGTTCGTGACCTCCCAGCTGGGCGGGGCCACGACAGAGCGTGGCGGCAGGCGGAAACGCCTTTTCAAGGTAACAACCCTTGGAAAAAGTGCGTTAACTGACATCCAGCAGCTGCGTAACAAGCTTTGGACATTGATGCCGGATGCCACATTAAAACTGAACGGCCTATGA